In a genomic window of Oreochromis aureus strain Israel breed Guangdong linkage group 13, ZZ_aureus, whole genome shotgun sequence:
- the add3b gene encoding adducin 3 (gamma) b: MSLVDVRQTVGSLTLALSSNDSKERYFDRVDESDPEYLRSKNMSPDLRQDFNMMEQKKRVTQILQSPVFKDELEGLIQDQLTKGNNPTGLMALRQIADLVMASTTGGAGPLTSPISIGMVTPVNDLYGVESPSFAKGEKQSRCKLASLYRLVDLFSWARFTSSYITVRVSKEQDHILISPRGLSFAEVTAANLVKVNIIGEVVDQGSTDLGIDQFGFAPHSAIYSMRPDVRCIIHTHTAVTAAVSSMKCGILPISQEALLLGDVSCFGYHGSLDDKETKVEFQKALGPTAKLMILRNHGLLALGETVEEAFHYMYHSQLACEIQVNAMRCSGGADNLVLLDRDKFKPLTQGVATAGVVIDNEVKWKIGEAEFESLMRMLDNLGYRTGHSYRNPIVREKPRSKNDVEIPATVSAMPPEDCELGLRSPFKFMAQKQQRERTRWLNSPNSYLKVNVPEQSPSGDVSPRTKTMWMKSSQPGNSVGTPIKIEDPNQFVPLNTDPTEVLDKRNRIKEQHRGDQMTPGPKSQLLAGIVVDTIPGPAFIIEDEEQTRSLPPNPFNDLTEKELEEYKSMVERKQQGQEEDDDATDADEMTTFDGSTISLSLSPIMTPAKQDTIPNGKDHLAEMEEDLSIEVSKLSVSTSETVEISITTKEKTGEPQTPESQTKSPKKKKKKFRTPSFLKKSKKRKEEKEKPEA; this comes from the exons ATGAGTTTGGTGGATGTGAGGCAGACGGTGGGGTCTCTGACCCTGGCCTTGTCCAGCAACGACTCCAAGGAGCGCTACTTTGACCGCGTGGATGAGAGCGACCCTGAGTATCTTCGGAGCAAGAATATGTCACCGGACCTGAGGCAGGACTTTAACATGATGGAGCAGAAGAAGAGGGTCACCCAGATCCTGCAGAGTCCA GTGTTTAAAGATGAATTAGAAGGTCTGATTCAGGACCAGCTGACAAAGGGCAACAACCCTACAGGTCTCATGGCACTGAGGCAGATTGCTGACCTGGTCATGGCCAGCACCACGGGAGGGGCAGGCCCCTTGACTTCTCCCATCA GCATCGGGATGGTGACCCCAGTCAATGACTTGTATGGCGTAGAGTCTCCCTCCTTTGCCAAAGGGGAGAAACAGAGTCGCTGCAAGCTGGCCAGCCTCTACAGGCTTGTTGACCTCTTCAGCTGGGCTCGCTTTACAAGCTCCTACATTACT GTACGTGTCAGTAAAGAGCAGGACCACATTCTCATCAGTCCACGAGGTCTTTCTTTTGCTGAAGTGACTGCAGCAAATTTG GTGAAGGTCAACATAATTGGTGAGGTTGTAGACCAGGGTTCTACTGATCTGGGCATCGACCAGTTTGGATTTGCTCCCCATTCTGCCATTTATTCAATGCGCCCTGATGTGAGATGCATCATCCATACACACACCGCAGTTACAGCTGCT GTGTCCTCGATGAAATGTGGAATCTTGCCCATTTCCCAAGAGGCTTTGCTTCTGGGAGACGTGAGCTGCTTTGGTTACCATGGCAGCCTGGATGATAAAGAGACAAAGGTGGAGTTTCAGAAAGCTCTGGGCCCGACTGCCAAG ctgATGATCCTGAGGAACCACGGCCTTCTGGCTTTGGGAGAAACAGTAGAAGAAGCTTTCCACTATATGTATCACTCACAGCTCGCCTGTGAGATCCAG GTGAACGCTATGAGATGTTCAGGCGGCGCGGACAACCTCGTTCTATTGGACAGGGACAAGTTTAAGCCCCTGACCCAGGGAGTGGCCACTGCCGGTGTCGTCATAGACAACGAGGTCAAGTGGAAAATAGGCGAGGCAGAGTTCGAGTCTCTTATGAGGATGCTAGACAACCTG GGATACAGAACGGGCCATTCTTACCGGAACCCCATTGTCCGTGAAAAACCCCGGTCTAAGAACGACGTCGAGATCCCCGCCACAGTGTCGGCTATGCCGCCAGAAGACTGTGAGCTTGGCCTGCGGAGCCCCTTCAAGTTTATGGCGCAGAAACAACAGAGAGAAAGGACCCGGTGGCTTAATTCACCCAACAGCTACTTGAAGGTCAATGTTCCTGAACAGTCACCCAGCGGGGACGTGAGCCCGAGGACAAAAACCATG TGGATGAAGTCCTCACAGCCAGGCAACAGCGTTGGCACCCCAATAAAGATTGAAGACCCTAACCAGTTTGTCCCACTCAACACTGACCCCACTGAGGTTTTGGATAAGAGGAACCGG ATAAAAGAGCAACACAGAGGCGACCAGATGACCCCGGGACCTAAATCTCAGTTACTGGCAGGCATTGTTGTGGACACCATACCAGGACCA GCTTTCATCATTGAGGATGAAGAGCAGACCCGCTCTCTTCCTCCCAATCCTTTCAATGATCTCACAGAGAAGGAGCTGGAAGAATACAAGAGCATGGTAGAAAGAAAGCAGCAAGGCCAAGAAG AAGATGATGATGCCACTGATGCAGATGAGATGACCACATTTGATGGCTCGACtatctccctctccctctctcccatAATGACGCCAGCTAAACAAG ACACAATACCCAACGGGAAAGACCACTTGGCAGAGATGGAGGAGGATCTGAGCATTGAGGTATCCAAGCTGAGCGTGAGCACTTCAGAAACGGTGGAAATCTCCATAACAACGAAGGAAAAGACGGGGGAGCCTCAGACCCCGGAGAGCCAAACCAAGTCccccaagaaaaagaaaaagaagttccGCACACCTTCATTCTTGAAGAAGAGCAAGAAAAggaaggaggagaaagagaaacCAGAAGCGTGA